From one Sporohalobacter salinus genomic stretch:
- a CDS encoding PTS sugar transporter subunit IIC: MGRIKDFLASKNIELSLERYGIQALGAMARGLFASLIVGLILKVIGQRLNIPLLVEFSKTAMDMMGPAIGVAVAYGLEAPPLVIFTSAVTGAAGAELGGPVGAFISAVSGAEFGKLISKETKLDIVITPIVVIVTGLFIAEFVGPGIDSFMEGLGQVIMRATKLQPVPMGIIVSVLMGMALTLPISSAAIGLMLSLSGLAAGAATVGCSAQMVGFAVISWRENGVGGLISQGLGTSMLQMPNIIKNPYIWIPPTLTGAILGPIATTIIPMKNIPIGSGMGTAGLVGQFGTIEAMGTGVLDEIILLHFILPAIFSFIIAELMRNWKLIRDEDLLLEL, encoded by the coding sequence GTGGGAAGAATTAAAGATTTTTTGGCTAGCAAGAATATTGAATTATCATTAGAAAGATACGGTATCCAAGCTTTGGGGGCTATGGCTCGCGGTTTATTTGCTTCATTAATTGTAGGACTAATTTTGAAAGTAATAGGGCAAAGATTGAATATTCCGTTATTAGTAGAATTTAGTAAGACGGCTATGGATATGATGGGACCTGCGATTGGAGTAGCTGTTGCTTATGGCTTAGAAGCTCCCCCTCTGGTTATTTTTACTTCAGCAGTAACGGGGGCGGCTGGGGCTGAGTTAGGTGGTCCGGTAGGAGCTTTCATTTCAGCAGTTAGCGGAGCGGAATTTGGGAAGTTAATTTCTAAAGAGACAAAGTTGGATATTGTAATTACTCCCATTGTAGTAATAGTTACTGGATTATTCATAGCTGAATTTGTTGGACCAGGTATTGATAGTTTTATGGAAGGACTTGGACAGGTGATTATGAGAGCAACAAAATTACAACCAGTTCCAATGGGAATTATTGTTTCCGTTTTGATGGGAATGGCTTTAACTTTGCCTATTAGTAGTGCTGCCATTGGTTTGATGTTGAGTTTAAGTGGATTAGCAGCAGGAGCTGCTACTGTCGGATGTAGTGCTCAGATGGTTGGATTTGCAGTAATTAGCTGGAGGGAAAATGGTGTTGGTGGTTTAATTAGTCAAGGTTTAGGAACTTCTATGTTACAGATGCCCAATATCATTAAAAATCCGTATATTTGGATTCCCCCGACTTTGACTGGAGCTATTTTGGGCCCGATTGCTACTACAATAATACCGATGAAGAATATACCGATTGGCTCCGGAATGGGTACGGCTGGTTTGGTGGGACAGTTTGGTACAATTGAAGCTATGGGAACTGGAGTTTTAGATGAAATTATTTTATTGCATTTTATATTACCTGCTATTTTTAGTTTCATAATAGCTGAATTAATGCGTAATTGGAAATTAATTAGAGATGAAGATTTATTGTTGGAGCTATAG
- a CDS encoding late competence development ComFB family protein, giving the protein MISGNLLEKVVKTEIEEVLIEKENVCDCEQCQRDILALTLSSLKPRYAGSKEGRVILESTDISSEQTKMDVVKEILKAVEKVKRTPHHNR; this is encoded by the coding sequence ATGATTTCTGGAAACTTACTAGAAAAGGTAGTGAAAACTGAAATTGAAGAGGTATTAATTGAAAAAGAAAATGTATGTGACTGTGAACAGTGTCAAAGAGATATACTTGCATTAACTCTTAGTAGTTTAAAACCTCGTTATGCAGGAAGTAAAGAAGGGAGAGTTATCTTAGAGAGTACTGATATCTCTAGTGAACAGACAAAAATGGATGTTGTCAAGGAAATTTTAAAGGCAGTTGAGAAAGTAAAAAGAACTCCTCATCATAATAGATAA
- the glgA gene encoding glycogen synthase GlgA: protein MDNRLKVLFVSPEVNPFVKTGGLADVAGSLPQALKELGVDIRVVLPEYSQVPDKYCSELEHILHYRTEVGWRDEYVGINTLNNKGVPTYFIDNKNYFYRDTIYGHDDEHIQFAYFCRAVLEMLPKIDFKPDIIHCNDWQSGPLSMMLKENYKKYDFYQDIKTVYTIHNLRYQGKFGKEILEDILALDSVHWESGVVKHDNAVNYMKMGINMSDTINTVSRTYAEEIKTSYFGEGLDYVVRMNADDVYGINNGIDYKKYDPYTDNKIYANYNIDDLEKKVENKRKLQQDMELPVTDVPVISLVSRLVEQKGLDLIGHVIDELMKEEIQFIILGTGESRYEEMFKKIAARYPDKMVAKIKYDSILAQKIYAGSDFFLMPSKYEPCGISQLISLRYGTIPIVRETGGLDDTIQAYDEETGEGNGFSFTDYNAYDMLYTIRRAIKFYNRVSDWQRLIKNAMKSDFSWHNSAKKYLELYQKTIEPVDKRR, encoded by the coding sequence ATGGATAATAGGTTAAAGGTGTTATTTGTTTCACCAGAAGTTAATCCATTTGTAAAAACAGGCGGTTTAGCAGATGTAGCTGGGTCATTACCGCAAGCACTTAAAGAGTTAGGAGTAGATATTAGAGTTGTATTACCAGAATATAGCCAAGTTCCTGATAAGTATTGTAGTGAATTAGAACATATCCTTCATTATAGAACTGAAGTTGGCTGGCGTGATGAGTATGTAGGAATTAATACATTGAATAATAAAGGAGTGCCGACTTATTTTATAGATAATAAGAATTATTTTTATCGTGATACTATATATGGTCATGATGATGAACATATTCAGTTTGCCTATTTTTGCCGTGCTGTTTTAGAGATGTTACCTAAAATTGATTTTAAACCTGATATTATTCATTGTAATGATTGGCAGTCTGGACCGTTGAGTATGATGTTGAAGGAAAATTACAAAAAATATGACTTCTATCAAGATATTAAGACTGTGTATACTATTCATAATTTACGCTATCAGGGTAAATTTGGCAAAGAGATTTTAGAGGATATTTTAGCTTTGGATTCTGTTCATTGGGAATCAGGAGTTGTAAAGCATGATAATGCTGTTAATTATATGAAGATGGGAATTAATATGTCTGATACTATTAACACAGTTAGTAGAACTTATGCTGAAGAAATTAAAACTTCTTATTTTGGAGAGGGACTTGATTATGTAGTTAGAATGAATGCTGATGATGTCTATGGAATTAATAATGGTATCGATTATAAGAAGTATGATCCTTATACTGATAATAAAATTTATGCGAATTATAATATTGATGATTTAGAAAAAAAGGTTGAAAATAAACGAAAATTACAGCAAGATATGGAACTGCCTGTTACAGATGTGCCAGTGATTAGTCTAGTATCGCGCTTAGTAGAACAGAAGGGTTTAGACTTGATTGGACATGTGATTGATGAATTAATGAAAGAAGAAATTCAATTTATTATTTTAGGCACAGGAGAAAGTAGATATGAGGAGATGTTTAAAAAAATAGCTGCACGCTATCCAGATAAAATGGTAGCTAAGATTAAGTATGATTCTATCTTAGCTCAAAAGATTTATGCTGGAAGTGATTTCTTTTTAATGCCTTCTAAGTATGAACCCTGTGGAATAAGTCAATTGATCAGTTTACGATATGGTACGATCCCGATAGTTAGAGAAACTGGTGGTTTAGATGATACTATTCAGGCTTATGATGAAGAAACTGGTGAAGGAAACGGGTTTAGTTTTACCGATTATAATGCATATGATATGTTATATACTATTCGTCGAGCAATTAAGTTTTATAATCGGGTTTCCGATTGGCAGCGATTAATAAAAAATGCAATGAAAAGTGATTTTAGCTGGCATAATTCTGCTAAAAAGTATCTGGAATTGTATCAAAAAACTATTGAACCTGTTGATAAAAGAAGATAG
- the nadC gene encoding carboxylating nicotinate-nucleotide diphosphorylase, translated as MNLNKKEVIKIINTALIEDIGTGDITTEAVFDNSKQVRGQLIAKEEGIIAGLEVVELVFKQIDSSIQYKIQIEEGSQVKVGTVIAAISGAADSILTGERVALNFLQRMSAIATKAAEYTSLVADYDVRIVDTRKTTPGLRLLEKYAVRLGGGNNHRFGLYDAVLIKDNHIQAVGSIKKAVKKAKIRIPHTMKIEVEVETLAEVKEALSAGADIIMLDNMSPELMVEAVDIIGSQAITEASGGITADTIIEVAKTGVDIISLGALTHTISALDISLSLGSDSGGKN; from the coding sequence TTGAATTTAAATAAAAAAGAGGTTATAAAGATAATTAATACTGCTTTAATAGAAGATATTGGGACTGGTGATATTACTACAGAAGCAGTATTTGATAATTCTAAACAAGTTAGGGGACAATTAATAGCTAAAGAGGAGGGGATAATTGCTGGTTTAGAAGTAGTTGAATTAGTTTTTAAACAGATTGATTCATCAATTCAATATAAGATTCAAATAGAGGAAGGTAGTCAAGTGAAAGTGGGTACTGTAATTGCAGCTATTTCTGGGGCAGCAGATTCAATTTTGACTGGAGAGAGAGTAGCACTTAATTTTTTACAGAGAATGTCAGCTATTGCTACCAAAGCAGCGGAATATACTAGTTTAGTAGCTGACTATGATGTTCGTATTGTTGATACTCGCAAAACGACTCCGGGACTTAGATTATTAGAAAAGTATGCTGTAAGATTGGGAGGTGGCAACAATCACCGCTTTGGTCTTTATGATGCAGTATTAATTAAAGATAATCATATTCAAGCTGTAGGTTCAATTAAAAAAGCAGTAAAGAAGGCTAAAATCCGTATACCTCATACTATGAAGATTGAAGTAGAGGTAGAGACATTAGCTGAAGTTAAGGAAGCTTTATCAGCTGGAGCAGATATTATTATGTTAGATAATATGTCTCCAGAATTAATGGTAGAAGCAGTAGATATAATTGGTAGTCAGGCTATTACAGAAGCTTCTGGAGGTATAACTGCTGATACAATTATAGAAGTAGCTAAAACAGGAGTTGATATTATTTCTTTAGGAGCTTTAACTCATACTATTTCAGCATTAGATATTAGTCTTAGCTTAGGGAGTGATAGTGGTGGGAAGAATTAA
- a CDS encoding DUF4912 domain-containing protein, which translates to MLKSKEEGLSGAELYEKFLKGQNKNNGYGEQINGGDQNHNFQQVYADKYQLPESYDTNRLILQVKNPGSIFAYWEYTYDKLKEAVVKAGYEGIEKAPLVLRLYDLMDNKQESNHYDINITLEHDNWYLYDLDPDHAYEVDLGVLSDKFHTILKSNQVKTPRNSISDDLDEEWMTVTEKMEKIYTLAGIDELKNYNSIDITHKMKKNINKSHLKTGSSSLEVLRNSD; encoded by the coding sequence ATGTTAAAGTCTAAAGAGGAAGGGTTATCTGGAGCTGAATTATATGAAAAGTTTTTAAAGGGACAGAATAAGAATAATGGTTATGGGGAGCAAATTAATGGTGGAGATCAGAATCATAACTTTCAACAGGTTTATGCTGATAAATATCAATTACCAGAAAGTTATGATACGAATAGGCTAATATTACAAGTGAAAAATCCAGGATCTATTTTTGCTTATTGGGAGTATACTTATGATAAGCTAAAGGAAGCTGTTGTTAAAGCTGGGTATGAAGGTATAGAGAAAGCTCCATTGGTTTTAAGATTATATGATTTAATGGATAATAAGCAGGAATCGAATCATTATGATATAAATATTACATTAGAACACGATAATTGGTATTTATATGATTTAGATCCTGACCATGCATATGAAGTTGATCTAGGTGTTCTTTCTGATAAATTTCATACAATACTTAAATCTAATCAAGTAAAGACTCCACGTAATAGTATTAGTGACGATTTAGATGAAGAATGGATGACAGTTACAGAGAAAATGGAGAAGATATATACTTTAGCTGGAATAGATGAATTAAAAAATTATAATTCGATTGATATAACACATAAGATGAAAAAAAATATCAATAAATCTCATTTAAAAACAGGATCTAGTTCTTTAGAAGTTTTAAGAAATTCAGATTAG
- a CDS encoding glucose-1-phosphate adenylyltransferase: METLAMILAGGKGSRLDILSEDRAKPSVPFAGKFRVIDFVLSNCVHSEIYNVGVLTQYLPRSLNDHIGIGKPWDLDRQFGGVTLLQPYTGKKGGWYQGTAHAIYQNMNYIKETDPDYVMILSSDHVYKMDYSKMVEYHKEKEADLTIAVKPVPIEEATQFGILATNEEMKINDFQEKPDNPSSNLASMGIYVFSKDVLIRRLEKFCNQENSDFGHHIIPQMIDTADVFAYEFTGYWQDVGTLKSYWETNLNLTGLVPEMDLYDNKWKLLTRSEEKPPVKFGPDGQAIESLISNGAVINGKVENSVISPGVFIEEDVIVKNSIICNDTRVEKGAVINKSIIDKKVIIGSECQIGCSGEKRANFELPKILHNGLNVIGKGAEVPEGTCIEKNCRIFPRIEEKDFRNKLVQSGSTVRPQT, encoded by the coding sequence ATGGAAACTTTAGCCATGATTTTAGCTGGAGGAAAAGGAAGTAGATTAGATATTTTATCGGAGGATAGGGCAAAACCTAGTGTGCCTTTTGCAGGTAAATTTAGAGTTATTGATTTTGTACTAAGCAATTGTGTTCATTCTGAGATTTATAATGTTGGGGTTTTGACTCAATATTTACCGAGATCACTTAATGATCATATTGGCATTGGGAAACCTTGGGACCTCGATAGACAGTTTGGAGGGGTAACTTTATTACAACCGTATACTGGTAAAAAAGGTGGTTGGTATCAGGGGACGGCTCATGCGATTTATCAGAATATGAACTATATAAAAGAGACGGATCCTGATTATGTAATGATTTTATCTAGTGATCATGTTTATAAGATGGATTATTCAAAAATGGTGGAATATCATAAAGAAAAAGAGGCTGATTTAACAATTGCAGTTAAACCTGTTCCTATAGAAGAAGCAACTCAATTTGGGATTTTAGCTACTAATGAAGAAATGAAGATAAATGATTTTCAAGAAAAGCCCGATAATCCATCTAGTAATTTAGCTTCAATGGGAATCTATGTCTTTAGTAAAGATGTTTTGATTAGACGGTTAGAGAAGTTCTGTAATCAGGAAAATTCTGATTTTGGACATCATATTATTCCTCAAATGATTGATACTGCTGATGTATTTGCATATGAATTTACTGGATATTGGCAGGATGTAGGGACACTGAAATCATATTGGGAGACTAATTTAAACCTAACAGGCTTAGTACCGGAAATGGATTTATATGATAATAAATGGAAATTACTTACTCGTAGTGAAGAAAAGCCTCCAGTTAAATTTGGGCCTGATGGGCAGGCAATTGAAAGTCTAATTTCAAATGGAGCAGTTATTAATGGTAAAGTCGAAAATTCAGTTATTTCTCCAGGAGTTTTTATAGAAGAGGATGTAATAGTTAAGAATTCCATTATTTGTAATGATACAAGAGTTGAAAAAGGAGCTGTAATAAATAAGAGTATAATAGATAAAAAAGTGATTATCGGTTCAGAATGTCAAATAGGTTGTAGTGGTGAGAAAAGAGCAAATTTTGAACTTCCTAAAATTTTACATAATGGTTTAAATGTAATTGGTAAAGGAGCTGAAGTTCCAGAAGGAACTTGTATCGAAAAAAACTGTCGTATTTTTCCTAGGATAGAAGAAAAAGATTTTAGAAATAAACTCGTTCAGAGTGGAAGTACTGTTCGGCCACAGACTTAA
- a CDS encoding glycoside hydrolase family 57 protein: protein MSKNQGYLSLVLHAHLPFVRHPEHDNFLEERWLYEAITETYIPLIKNFEELRQDQIDYKLTISLSPTLISMLTDSLLQKRYINHLDQLIKLADREVKRTSNHSQKSKTARMYLDKFKEAKDIFINQYDKNLITAFKEFEELGYLELMICGATHGYLPLMKEYPEAVRAQIELAVNTYKQHFEGEPQGIWLPECGYYPGVDEILADYNLRFFILDTHGLLYATPRPKYGVFAPIYTESGVAAFGRDNKSSKNVWSAEEGYPGDYNYREYYRDIGFDLPFDYIQPYINQKIRVNTGMKYYKITGEDCNLQDKELYDHQKALDRVKTHAKDFIEKQTEQIEKLNDVMDRKPIITAPYDAELFGHWWYEGPDFLNSLIRQLDSDEEIIDLISPSDYLKEYPKNQVCEPPMCSWGANGYNDVWLEESNDWIYRHLHQAADKMIELATEYTDPDQLLERTLNQAARELLLAQSSDWAFIMKTNTMVEYAVKRTKSHIHRFFNLYNQIKTNDIDIDWLEELENKDNIFPNINYSVYSKEN from the coding sequence TTGTCAAAAAATCAAGGATATTTATCGTTAGTATTACATGCTCATTTACCATTTGTCCGTCATCCAGAGCATGATAATTTCTTAGAAGAGAGATGGTTATATGAAGCAATTACGGAAACTTATATTCCATTAATTAAGAATTTTGAGGAACTACGTCAGGACCAGATAGATTATAAGTTAACAATTTCTCTAAGCCCTACTTTAATTTCTATGTTGACAGACTCATTATTACAAAAGCGGTATATTAATCATCTTGATCAATTGATTAAATTAGCTGATCGTGAAGTAAAGCGTACTTCAAATCATTCTCAAAAAAGTAAGACTGCTAGAATGTACTTAGATAAATTTAAAGAAGCAAAAGATATCTTTATTAATCAATATGATAAAAATTTAATTACTGCTTTCAAAGAATTTGAAGAGTTGGGCTATCTGGAGTTAATGATCTGTGGAGCAACTCATGGTTATCTTCCATTAATGAAGGAATATCCCGAGGCAGTACGCGCTCAGATTGAATTAGCAGTTAATACTTATAAACAACATTTTGAAGGGGAACCTCAAGGGATTTGGCTTCCAGAATGTGGTTACTATCCTGGGGTAGATGAAATTTTAGCTGATTATAATTTACGTTTCTTTATTCTTGATACTCATGGTTTATTATATGCTACTCCTAGGCCTAAATATGGAGTTTTTGCCCCTATTTATACTGAATCGGGAGTAGCGGCTTTTGGAAGAGATAATAAGTCATCAAAAAATGTTTGGAGTGCTGAAGAGGGTTATCCAGGAGATTATAATTATCGTGAATATTATCGGGATATTGGATTTGATTTACCTTTTGATTATATTCAACCTTACATTAATCAAAAAATACGAGTCAATACTGGAATGAAATATTATAAAATAACAGGTGAGGATTGTAATTTGCAGGATAAAGAACTGTATGATCATCAGAAGGCTTTAGATAGGGTTAAAACACATGCTAAAGATTTTATTGAAAAGCAGACAGAACAGATTGAAAAGTTAAATGATGTAATGGATAGAAAGCCGATAATTACTGCTCCTTATGATGCGGAATTATTTGGTCATTGGTGGTATGAAGGACCTGATTTTTTGAATAGTTTAATTCGACAACTTGATAGTGATGAAGAGATAATAGATTTAATTTCCCCTTCTGATTATTTGAAAGAATATCCTAAAAATCAAGTTTGTGAACCTCCAATGTGTAGTTGGGGAGCTAATGGGTATAATGATGTCTGGTTAGAAGAGAGTAATGATTGGATTTATCGCCACTTACATCAAGCAGCAGATAAGATGATTGAGTTAGCTACTGAGTATACAGATCCTGACCAATTGCTAGAGAGGACTTTAAATCAAGCAGCTCGTGAATTATTATTGGCTCAAAGTAGTGATTGGGCTTTTATTATGAAGACTAATACTATGGTTGAGTATGCAGTCAAACGGACTAAGAGCCATATACATAGATTTTTCAACCTTTATAATCAAATCAAAACAAATGATATTGATATTGATTGGTTGGAAGAATTAGAAAATAAAGATAATATCTTTCCCAATATTAATTATTCTGTTTATAGTAAAGAGAATTAG